A single region of the Microbulbifer sp. MKSA007 genome encodes:
- a CDS encoding pyruvate, water dikinase regulatory protein, whose protein sequence is MAKDKRTAFFISDGTGLTVEAIGHSLLAQFRDQQVEQVTLPYIDSTEKVKQALQRIEKAADESGLQPIIITSIVSDKIREQLHQSSALMLDIFENYLTPLANLFNRDPAQMVNVSHGIDDNRRYTDRIEAVHFAMDNDDGRRVSEFQQADVILLGVSRSGKTPTCLYLALQFGLRAANYPITEEDMDSTTLPKILRPFRNKLFGLTIEPERLMQIRQERRANSRYASKEQCEFEVRQVEQMLRRAQVPFLNATQLSVEELATRLMSQAGIERRID, encoded by the coding sequence ATGGCAAAAGACAAGCGCACGGCTTTTTTTATCTCCGACGGAACCGGTCTCACCGTCGAAGCGATTGGCCACAGCCTACTCGCACAGTTCCGCGATCAACAAGTTGAGCAGGTCACGCTTCCCTATATCGACTCCACCGAAAAAGTTAAACAGGCCCTGCAACGCATAGAAAAAGCAGCCGATGAATCCGGTTTACAGCCGATCATTATTACCAGCATTGTTTCTGACAAGATCCGGGAACAGCTGCACCAAAGCTCTGCGCTGATGCTCGATATCTTCGAGAACTACCTCACGCCACTGGCCAATCTGTTTAACCGGGATCCAGCGCAGATGGTCAACGTCTCTCACGGCATTGACGACAACCGTCGCTACACCGACCGGATTGAAGCAGTGCACTTCGCCATGGACAATGACGATGGCCGCAGAGTCAGCGAATTCCAGCAAGCCGATGTAATCCTGTTGGGCGTTTCCCGCTCCGGCAAAACGCCTACCTGCTTGTACCTGGCACTTCAGTTTGGCCTGCGCGCGGCAAACTACCCCATCACCGAAGAGGATATGGACTCCACCACCCTGCCCAAGATCCTGCGCCCGTTTCGCAACAAGCTGTTTGGCCTGACAATCGAGCCCGAGCGTCTGATGCAAATTAGACAGGAAAGGCGCGCCAACAGCCGCTACGCTTCTAAGGAACAATGTGAATTCGAGGTGCGCCAAGTTGAGCAAATGCTGAGGCGGGCCCAGGTGCCTTTCCTCAATGCAACCCAACTTTCGGTGGAGGAACTCGCCACCCGCCTGATGTCTCAGGCCGGTATTGAGCGCAGGATTGACTAA
- the pabB gene encoding aminodeoxychorismate synthase component I, which produces MQIVSLPYSLNTPAAFAAIADLPIPVWLDSGRPLAEGGRYDIISADPINTLELSADTPEPFARLDDLVCELCPQDRDSQLPFCGGVIGYAGYELGVEGNYLPADMRPTDLPAGFFGLYTWAFIADHQLGSNHLVFHPACPPQQVRELIQRFKAINWETTLTPGDFRLHSPFEHELSADEYRAQIEQILEYIAAGDIYQANFTQRFRAPYSGDLLTAYLALRSQAAGPFSAYMALPHGSLLSMSPERFIRADGASLRTEPIKGTAARHADKMADQRAAFSLQRSPKDRAENLMIVDLLRNDLSKLCRSGTVRVPELFQLASFANVHHLVSVVTGELPEESVYSELLEACFPGGSITGAPKRRSMEVIRELESSPRGIYCGSIGYISSCGRADTNIAIRTFSANDGHLTCAAGGGIVADSDPTSEHQECLAKVRLLLETTEQFLQ; this is translated from the coding sequence ATGCAAATTGTCTCTCTGCCCTACTCATTAAACACGCCCGCCGCATTTGCAGCGATAGCGGATTTACCTATCCCCGTTTGGCTCGACAGCGGTCGACCTCTCGCGGAGGGTGGGCGCTATGACATCATTAGTGCCGACCCAATAAATACCCTCGAGTTAAGTGCCGACACGCCCGAGCCATTTGCCCGGCTGGATGACCTCGTGTGCGAACTCTGCCCTCAGGACAGGGACTCACAACTGCCTTTTTGCGGCGGGGTTATTGGTTACGCTGGCTATGAACTCGGTGTAGAGGGCAATTATCTGCCGGCAGATATGCGCCCTACGGACTTGCCCGCAGGCTTTTTTGGTCTCTACACATGGGCCTTTATTGCCGACCACCAACTGGGCAGCAATCACCTGGTTTTCCACCCCGCCTGCCCCCCCCAGCAAGTTCGCGAATTGATACAGCGATTTAAAGCTATCAACTGGGAGACCACGCTTACGCCCGGGGACTTCCGGCTGCATTCACCATTTGAGCACGAACTGAGTGCAGATGAATATCGGGCACAAATTGAGCAGATACTGGAATATATCGCCGCTGGCGATATCTATCAGGCAAACTTTACCCAGCGTTTCAGGGCCCCCTACAGCGGCGATCTGCTAACAGCTTACCTGGCATTGCGCTCTCAAGCTGCCGGTCCCTTTTCTGCTTATATGGCCCTGCCCCATGGCAGCCTGCTCAGTATGTCGCCGGAGCGATTTATCCGAGCTGACGGCGCCAGTTTGCGCACGGAACCGATTAAAGGCACTGCAGCAAGACACGCTGATAAGATGGCCGATCAGCGCGCCGCCTTCTCGCTACAGAGAAGCCCCAAGGACCGGGCGGAAAACCTGATGATCGTCGATTTACTGCGCAATGATTTGAGCAAGCTGTGTCGCAGTGGCACCGTACGTGTTCCCGAGCTATTCCAATTGGCGAGTTTTGCCAATGTCCACCACTTGGTCAGCGTAGTAACTGGTGAGCTACCCGAAGAGTCAGTTTATAGCGAATTACTCGAAGCTTGTTTCCCCGGCGGGTCTATCACAGGTGCTCCAAAGCGACGCTCAATGGAAGTGATCCGTGAGCTGGAATCCAGCCCCCGGGGGATTTATTGCGGCAGTATTGGCTACATCAGCAGCTGTGGCCGCGCTGACACCAATATCGCCATCCGGACCTTCAGTGCCAACGATGGACATCTAACCTGCGCGGCAGGTGGTGGGATCGTTGCAGATTCCGATCCCACTTCAGAGCATCAGGAGTGCTTGGCCAAGGTGCGCTTACTACTGGAAACTACTGAACAATTTTTGCAGTAG
- the cysB gene encoding HTH-type transcriptional regulator CysB, whose product MKLQQLRYIWEVAHHDLNVSATAQSLYTSQPGISKQIRLLEDELGVEIFARSGKHLTRVTPAGEAILKTAGEIMRKVENIKQVAQEFSNDKKGSLAVATTHTQARYALPPIIKLFIGRYPEVSLHMHQGTPMQISEMAADGTADFAIATEALELFSDLVMMPVYRWNRCILVPKDHPLCQVSKLSLEDVAKYPIVTYVFGFTGRSKLDEAFLEKGLSPKVVFTAADADVIKTYVRLGLGIGIVADMAVDGEDEDLVALDASDLFESSVTKIGFRKGIFLRGFMYEFIQQFAPHLSRELIDQAAQATSRSEVDALFADMELPVY is encoded by the coding sequence ATGAAGCTGCAGCAGTTGAGATATATCTGGGAAGTGGCACATCACGACCTCAATGTTTCTGCTACAGCGCAGAGCCTCTATACCTCCCAGCCGGGAATCAGTAAGCAAATCCGACTTTTGGAGGATGAGCTTGGTGTAGAAATCTTCGCACGCAGCGGCAAGCATCTCACAAGGGTGACCCCGGCAGGGGAGGCAATCTTAAAGACTGCCGGCGAAATTATGCGCAAAGTGGAGAATATCAAACAGGTTGCGCAAGAGTTCAGCAATGATAAAAAAGGTAGTCTCGCTGTAGCTACCACTCACACCCAGGCGCGCTATGCCTTGCCCCCGATTATTAAGTTGTTTATAGGCCGTTATCCGGAGGTTTCCCTGCATATGCACCAGGGAACCCCTATGCAAATTTCTGAGATGGCGGCAGATGGCACTGCAGACTTTGCTATTGCTACCGAAGCTCTGGAGCTTTTCAGCGATTTGGTGATGATGCCTGTCTACCGCTGGAACCGCTGCATCCTGGTACCGAAAGATCACCCGCTTTGCCAAGTGAGCAAGCTATCCCTTGAGGACGTGGCGAAGTACCCGATAGTTACTTATGTATTTGGGTTTACCGGCCGCTCCAAGTTAGATGAAGCTTTCTTGGAGAAAGGGTTGTCACCTAAGGTAGTCTTTACCGCCGCCGATGCTGATGTAATCAAAACTTACGTGCGCCTGGGATTGGGAATTGGCATTGTGGCTGATATGGCCGTTGATGGCGAAGATGAGGACCTTGTGGCTCTCGATGCCAGTGATCTATTTGAATCGAGTGTTACGAAAATTGGCTTCCGTAAGGGGATTTTCCTGCGGGGCTTTATGTATGAGTTTATCCAGCAATTTGCCCCCCACCTCAGCCGTGAGCTGATTGACCAGGCGGCACAGGCGACATCCCGTTCTGAGGTCGATGCGCTGTTCGCCGATATGGAGTTGCCGGTTTACTAG
- a CDS encoding 5'-nucleotidase, which translates to MAVRPDKLVIAISSRALFNLSDSHKVFEEQGLHAFSHYQVERENDVLEKGDAFPLVEKFLKINELLGGEPRVEVILLSRNSADTGLRVFNSIEHYGLNITRAAFCNGGSPYRYIGPFGCNLFLSADGVDVRQALEQGVAAATLVAGGNREYRDDVLRFAFDGDAVIFSDEAERVYKTEGLAAFTEAERASAQKPLGGGPFKGFLEALQRLQAEFEMDTCPIRTALVTARSAPAHERVIRTLRAWDIRVDESVFLGGLPKGEFLRAFGADVFFDDQPSHCVSAGEHVATGHVPHGIANAEV; encoded by the coding sequence ATGGCTGTGCGTCCAGATAAGTTAGTAATCGCTATTTCCTCTCGCGCTCTGTTTAACCTTAGCGATAGCCACAAGGTATTTGAGGAGCAGGGATTGCACGCCTTTTCTCATTATCAAGTTGAGCGTGAGAACGATGTTCTGGAAAAAGGGGACGCATTCCCTCTGGTTGAGAAGTTTCTAAAGATCAATGAGCTTCTTGGCGGTGAGCCACGGGTGGAGGTGATCCTGCTATCAAGGAATAGTGCCGATACCGGATTAAGGGTATTTAACTCGATAGAGCACTATGGACTCAATATTACTCGTGCGGCCTTTTGCAATGGTGGAAGCCCTTACCGTTATATTGGCCCATTTGGATGCAACCTGTTTTTGTCTGCTGATGGTGTAGATGTCCGCCAAGCGTTGGAGCAGGGGGTTGCTGCGGCAACCTTGGTTGCCGGAGGAAACCGCGAATATCGTGATGATGTGTTGCGATTTGCCTTTGACGGCGATGCGGTAATCTTCTCTGATGAGGCTGAGCGAGTCTACAAAACGGAAGGCCTGGCTGCTTTTACTGAGGCGGAGCGTGCCTCAGCACAGAAGCCACTGGGGGGAGGGCCCTTTAAGGGATTCCTTGAGGCTTTGCAGAGGTTGCAGGCTGAATTTGAGATGGATACCTGCCCGATACGAACGGCTTTGGTAACGGCACGTTCCGCACCGGCCCATGAGCGGGTCATCAGGACATTGCGCGCCTGGGATATTAGGGTGGATGAGTCAGTTTTTCTCGGCGGGCTTCCTAAAGGTGAGTTCCTGCGGGCTTTTGGCGCCGATGTCTTCTTTGATGATCAGCCTAGTCACTGTGTTTCTGCAGGTGAGCATGTGGCTACGGGCCATGTTCCTCATGGAATCGCAAATGCAGAGGTATAA